In the genome of Megalops cyprinoides isolate fMegCyp1 chromosome 7, fMegCyp1.pri, whole genome shotgun sequence, one region contains:
- the srpk1a gene encoding SRSF protein kinase 1a isoform X2 produces the protein MGSRASSRAEPHPRAPSQQPESPHQEPDEEILGSDDEEQEDPNDYCKGGYHHVKIGDLFNGRYHVIRKLGWGHFSTVWLAWDIQGKRFVAMKVVKSAEHYTETALDEIKLLRSVRNTDPDDPNREMVVQLLDDFKISGTNGTHVCMVFEVMGHHLLKWIIKSNYQGLPLPCVKSIIQQVLQGLDYLHTKCKIIHTDIKPENILMSVNEPYVRRLAAEATEWQRAGAPPPSGSAVSTAPPPKQTVKMSKNKKKKLKKKQKRQAELLEKRILELEELERRPEAGEEEEDEEEEPETPETPSCPPLKEASLQDIANEVAEEGCTDGWEQDGQQEGLTEMNCNGHEPDTRAQATERDEESPGQCKEEEEEEEDRRNANDCLQGEECTQGQELLVNAAYQTCNGVAPADTGRLSPDDDDDSPSISGVSAAGSCRQREETRRASEQDAASTVGVSTETDAESQQGAQESLKNAKLAAGALLVNPLEPLNANKIKVKIADLGNACWVHKHFTEDIQTRQYRSLEVLIGAGYSTPADIWSTACMAFELATGDYLFEPHSGEDYSRDEDHIALIIELLGKVPRKLITAGKYSKDFFTKKGDLRHITKLKPWGLLEVLVEKYEWAPEEAQAFTDFLLPMLELIPERRATAAECLRHPWLAP, from the exons ATGGGCAGCCGCGCTTCGTCCAG ggcCGAGCCCCACCCAAGGGCCCCCTCCCAGCAGCCCGAGTCCCCGCACCAGGAGCCGGATGAGGAGATCCTTGGCTCTGACGATGAGGAGCAAGAGGACCCCAACGACTACTGCAAGG GTGGCTATCACCACGTCAAGATCGGCGACCTGTTCAACGGGAGGTACCATGTGATCCGCAAGCTGGGCTGGGGCCACTTCTCCACTGTGTGGCTGGCCTGGGACATCCA GGGGAAGCGATTTGTGGCCATGAAGGTGGTGAAAAGCGCGGAGCACTACACCGAGACGGCGCTGGACGAAATCAAGCTGCTGAGATCA GTCAGAAACACAGACCCTGACGATCCCAACAGGGAGATGGTGGTCCAGCTGCTGGATGATTTTAAGATCTCTGGCACCAACGGCACTC ACGTTTGCATGGTGTTTGAGGTCATGGGGCACCACCTTCTGAAATGGATCATCAAGTCCAACTACCAGGGCCTGCCTCTGCCCTGTGTCAAGAGCATCATCCAACAG GTTCTGCAGGGCCTTGACTACCTGCACACCAAGTGCAAAATCATCCACACAGACATCAAGCCCGAGAACATCCTAATGAGCGTCAATGAGCCGTACGTCAGGAGGCTGGCAGCCGAGGCCACGGAGTGGCAGAGGGCCGGGGCTCCTCCCCCCTCCGGATCCGCAG TGAGTACAGCCCCACCACCAAAACAG acagtgaaaatgtcaaagaataagaagaagaagctgaagaagaaacagaagCGGCAGGCGGAGCTCCTGGAGAAACGCatcctggagctggaggagctggagcggAGGCCAGAAGCgggcgaggaagaggaggacgaggaagaggagccaGAAACCCCAGAGACGccctcctgtccccctctcaAAGAGGCTTCACTGCAGGACATTGCGAATGAGGTCGCCGAAG AGGGCTGCACCGACGGCTGGGAGCAGGACGGGCAGCAGGAGGGGCTGACGGAGATGAACTGTAACGGACACGAGCCCGACACCCGCGCCCAGGCGACAGAGCGGGACGAGGAGAGCCCGGGCCAGtgcaaggaggaggaggaggaggaggaggatcgGCGCAATGCCAACGACTGCCTGCAGGGGGAAGAGTGCACGCAGGGGCAGGAGTTGCTGGTCAACGCTGCCTACCAGACCTGCAACGGCGTGGCACCGGCCGACACTGGCCGCCTTAGCCCGGACGATGACGATGACAGCCCCTCGATCAGCGGTGTCAGCGCGGCGGGGTCCTGCCGGCAGCGGGAGGAGACACGGCGGGCCAGCGAGCAGGACGCGGCGAGCACAGTGGGGGTTTCCACGGAGACCGATGCGGAAAGCCAGCAGGGAGCACAGGAGAGCTTGAAGAATG CCAAGCTGGCCGCCGGCGCCCTGCTGGTAAACCCCCTCGAGCCGCTCAACGCCAACAAGATCAAGGTGAAGATCGCAGACCTGGGAAACGCCTGCTGGGTG cacaaACACTTTACGGAAGACATCCAGACGCGGCAGTACAGGTCTCTGGAGGTCCTGATCGGGGCGGGATACAGCACACCTGCAGATATCTGGAGCACAGCCTGCATG gCATTCGAGTTGGCAACAGGGGACTACCTGTTTGAGCCACACTCAGGGGAAGATTACTCGCGAGATGAAG ACCACATTGCGCTCATCATAGAGCTGCTGGGGAAAGTCCCTCGCAAGCTCATCACAGCGGGGAAATACTCCAAGGATTTTTTCACCAAGAAAG GCGACCTGAGGCACATCACCAAGCTGAAGCCCTGGGGCCTGCTGGAGGTGCTGGTAGAAAAATACGAGTGGGCCCCGGAGGAGGCCCAGGCCTTCACCGACTTCCTGCTGCCCATGCTGGAACTCATCCCCGAGAGGCGGGCCACAGCGGCCGAATGTCTGCGCCACCCCTGGCTCGCCCCCTAG
- the srpk1a gene encoding SRSF protein kinase 1a isoform X1, giving the protein MSCRSNMERKVLALQARKKRAKAKKLNKKAEPHPRAPSQQPESPHQEPDEEILGSDDEEQEDPNDYCKGGYHHVKIGDLFNGRYHVIRKLGWGHFSTVWLAWDIQGKRFVAMKVVKSAEHYTETALDEIKLLRSVRNTDPDDPNREMVVQLLDDFKISGTNGTHVCMVFEVMGHHLLKWIIKSNYQGLPLPCVKSIIQQVLQGLDYLHTKCKIIHTDIKPENILMSVNEPYVRRLAAEATEWQRAGAPPPSGSAVSTAPPPKQTVKMSKNKKKKLKKKQKRQAELLEKRILELEELERRPEAGEEEEDEEEEPETPETPSCPPLKEASLQDIANEVAEEGCTDGWEQDGQQEGLTEMNCNGHEPDTRAQATERDEESPGQCKEEEEEEEDRRNANDCLQGEECTQGQELLVNAAYQTCNGVAPADTGRLSPDDDDDSPSISGVSAAGSCRQREETRRASEQDAASTVGVSTETDAESQQGAQESLKNAKLAAGALLVNPLEPLNANKIKVKIADLGNACWVHKHFTEDIQTRQYRSLEVLIGAGYSTPADIWSTACMAFELATGDYLFEPHSGEDYSRDEDHIALIIELLGKVPRKLITAGKYSKDFFTKKGDLRHITKLKPWGLLEVLVEKYEWAPEEAQAFTDFLLPMLELIPERRATAAECLRHPWLAP; this is encoded by the exons ggcCGAGCCCCACCCAAGGGCCCCCTCCCAGCAGCCCGAGTCCCCGCACCAGGAGCCGGATGAGGAGATCCTTGGCTCTGACGATGAGGAGCAAGAGGACCCCAACGACTACTGCAAGG GTGGCTATCACCACGTCAAGATCGGCGACCTGTTCAACGGGAGGTACCATGTGATCCGCAAGCTGGGCTGGGGCCACTTCTCCACTGTGTGGCTGGCCTGGGACATCCA GGGGAAGCGATTTGTGGCCATGAAGGTGGTGAAAAGCGCGGAGCACTACACCGAGACGGCGCTGGACGAAATCAAGCTGCTGAGATCA GTCAGAAACACAGACCCTGACGATCCCAACAGGGAGATGGTGGTCCAGCTGCTGGATGATTTTAAGATCTCTGGCACCAACGGCACTC ACGTTTGCATGGTGTTTGAGGTCATGGGGCACCACCTTCTGAAATGGATCATCAAGTCCAACTACCAGGGCCTGCCTCTGCCCTGTGTCAAGAGCATCATCCAACAG GTTCTGCAGGGCCTTGACTACCTGCACACCAAGTGCAAAATCATCCACACAGACATCAAGCCCGAGAACATCCTAATGAGCGTCAATGAGCCGTACGTCAGGAGGCTGGCAGCCGAGGCCACGGAGTGGCAGAGGGCCGGGGCTCCTCCCCCCTCCGGATCCGCAG TGAGTACAGCCCCACCACCAAAACAG acagtgaaaatgtcaaagaataagaagaagaagctgaagaagaaacagaagCGGCAGGCGGAGCTCCTGGAGAAACGCatcctggagctggaggagctggagcggAGGCCAGAAGCgggcgaggaagaggaggacgaggaagaggagccaGAAACCCCAGAGACGccctcctgtccccctctcaAAGAGGCTTCACTGCAGGACATTGCGAATGAGGTCGCCGAAG AGGGCTGCACCGACGGCTGGGAGCAGGACGGGCAGCAGGAGGGGCTGACGGAGATGAACTGTAACGGACACGAGCCCGACACCCGCGCCCAGGCGACAGAGCGGGACGAGGAGAGCCCGGGCCAGtgcaaggaggaggaggaggaggaggaggatcgGCGCAATGCCAACGACTGCCTGCAGGGGGAAGAGTGCACGCAGGGGCAGGAGTTGCTGGTCAACGCTGCCTACCAGACCTGCAACGGCGTGGCACCGGCCGACACTGGCCGCCTTAGCCCGGACGATGACGATGACAGCCCCTCGATCAGCGGTGTCAGCGCGGCGGGGTCCTGCCGGCAGCGGGAGGAGACACGGCGGGCCAGCGAGCAGGACGCGGCGAGCACAGTGGGGGTTTCCACGGAGACCGATGCGGAAAGCCAGCAGGGAGCACAGGAGAGCTTGAAGAATG CCAAGCTGGCCGCCGGCGCCCTGCTGGTAAACCCCCTCGAGCCGCTCAACGCCAACAAGATCAAGGTGAAGATCGCAGACCTGGGAAACGCCTGCTGGGTG cacaaACACTTTACGGAAGACATCCAGACGCGGCAGTACAGGTCTCTGGAGGTCCTGATCGGGGCGGGATACAGCACACCTGCAGATATCTGGAGCACAGCCTGCATG gCATTCGAGTTGGCAACAGGGGACTACCTGTTTGAGCCACACTCAGGGGAAGATTACTCGCGAGATGAAG ACCACATTGCGCTCATCATAGAGCTGCTGGGGAAAGTCCCTCGCAAGCTCATCACAGCGGGGAAATACTCCAAGGATTTTTTCACCAAGAAAG GCGACCTGAGGCACATCACCAAGCTGAAGCCCTGGGGCCTGCTGGAGGTGCTGGTAGAAAAATACGAGTGGGCCCCGGAGGAGGCCCAGGCCTTCACCGACTTCCTGCTGCCCATGCTGGAACTCATCCCCGAGAGGCGGGCCACAGCGGCCGAATGTCTGCGCCACCCCTGGCTCGCCCCCTAG